The following are encoded together in the Branchiostoma floridae strain S238N-H82 unplaced genomic scaffold, Bfl_VNyyK Sc7u5tJ_1439, whole genome shotgun sequence genome:
- the LOC118407702 gene encoding uncharacterized protein LOC118407702 has product MLASFSIKDVEQDLTATLPSPSLGYEDTAWENESKAATGGVGIILGRTAQDLLISVERISDRIIKVQLRGNPAVTVIVAYAPTEAADDCSKDTYYSQLRQTVEGVAPHDFLAVLTDSNARLGPEDAQFTYNSSTNNNGQRLLEILEDYQLLATNTLFEKRKGKLWTWRSPQDTYHQLDYIIVRAKWRNSVTNCEAYSSFSSLYSDHRAVTANISLRLRKSKIKNPKQNVKYIWSDLAADEGLQERYAVEVRNRYQALLLEDDEGQTEDYDKFISANASAAEECLRKVPKQKKRIKCLDPRVSAVREEVEKAYQAYLAGNKKEELREKYKEKKQELYGTYAVIDEEELTSKIEEVEKAHKNSQHGAAWKLINDISGRNSAQSSKLKANSPEERVSLWYTHFSKLLGSPPVISEEDTPIKPVFDTLNMSDEVFSEAEFIAAKMSILCGKACGDDGITPEFLKYAGLDDVVLGFINKAFSTGQLPERWKTLIIVPVPKTGDLTKPDSYRGISLISLVLKLYNRMLLNRLRPLLDPLLRSSQNGFRQGRSTVGQIMAIRRLLEGVNHKNLSCIITFIDFKKAFDSIHRGKLMDILRAYGVPEKLVTAIAATYSQTWAKVRTPDGDTEPFQILAGVLQGDTLAPFLFIVALDYALRCAIEGKEERLGFTLKERASRRIPAKIVTDLDFADDIALISDTAEKACTLLNAVERQCQRIGLQLNTKKTKVMAFNSSDNNVATLDGTRLEVVPDFKYLGGWIASTAHDMKVRRALAWNALHSMRRVWQSGMADDLKRRLFVSTVECVLLYGSETWTLTVQDERALDGMYTRMLRRALNVSWEDRA; this is encoded by the exons ATGCTAGCCTCCTTCTCCATCAAGGATGTGGAACAGGATCTGACAGccaccctcccctccccctctctGGGTTACGAGGACACAG CCTGGGAAAATGAGTCAAAAGCAGCTACTGGAGGAGTCGGAATCATACTTGGTAGAACTGCTCAAGACCTCCTTATAAGTGTTGAGCGAATTTCGGACCGTATCATCAAAGTTCAACTAAGGGGAAACCCAGCAGTCACAGTTATCGTTGCCTATGCTCCAACAGAAGCAGCTGACGACTGCAGCAAAGATACTTACTACAGCCAACTGCGACAAACAGTCGAAGGGGTGGCTCCTCATGACTTCCTAGCAGTGTTAACGGACTCGAACGCCCGACTTGGCCCAGAAGATGCACAATTCACCTACAATTCCTCAACAAACAACAATGGTCAGCGGCTGCTAGAGATCCTTGAAGACTACCAGCTCCTTGCAACAAATACTCTATTTGAGAAGCGGAAAGGTAAGCTGTGGACATGGAGGTCGCCTCAGGACACATACCATCAGCTTGACTATATAATCGTCAGGGCAAAATGGAGAAACAGCGTGACTAACTGTGAAGCCTATAGCTCTTTCAGCTCACTATACTCTGACCACAGAGCGGTCACGGCAAACATATCCCTACGCTTGCGTAAGAGTAAGATAAAAAACCCCAAGCAGAATGTCAAGTATATCTGGAGTGACCTGGCAGCAGATGAGGGCCTGCAAGAGCGCTATGCTGTGGAGGTGAGAAACCGCTACCAGGCTCTACTGCTTGAGGATGATGAGGGCCAGACAGAGGACTATGACAAGTTTATCTCTGCAAATGCCTCAGCAGCTGAGGAATGTCTGAGGAAGGTTCCAAAACAGAAAAAGAGGATAAAGTGTCTTGACCCAAGAGTCAGTGCAGTAAGAGAAGAAGTTGAGAAGGCGTATCAGGCATATTTGGCTGGGAATAAGAAGGAAGAACTCAGAGAGAAGTACAAAGAGAAAAAACAGGAGCTCTATGGCACCTATGCTGTAATCGACGAAGAAGAGCTAACTAGCAAAATAGAAGAGGTTGAGAAAGCACACAAGAACTCACAACATGGTGCAGCCTGGAAATTGATCAACGACATCTCAGGTCGGAACAGCGCTCAGTCGTCCAAGCTCAAAGCAAACAGCCCAGAGGAGCGTGTATCACTCTGGTACACACACTTCAGTAAACTCCTTGGAAGTCCACCTGTGATTAGTGAGGAAGACACACCAATCAAACCAGTCTTTGACACACTCAATATGTCTGATGAAGTCTTTTCTGAAGCTGAGTTCATAGCAGCTAAAATGTCAATACTATGCGGGAAAGCATGTGGGGACGACGGCATCACTCCTGAGTTCCTTAAGTATGCCGGTCTAGACGATGTAGTCCTGGGATTCATCAACAAGGCTTTCTCCACTGGCCAGCTACCGGAGCGCTGGAAAACACTCATCATTGTTCCAGTTCCGAAAACGGGAGACCTGACAAAACCTGACAGTTACAGGGGCATCAGTTTGATATCTCTGGTCTTAAAGCTCTACAACAGGATGCTACTTAACCGGCTGAGACCACTTCTAGACCCACTGCTAAGATCCTCCCAAAATGGATTCAGACAAGGAAGATCGACCGTGGGACAGATAATGGCAATCAGGCGTCTGCTTGAAGGAGTCAACCACAAGAATCTAAGCTGCATTATAACGTTCATCGACTTCAAAAAGGCATTCGACTCCATCCACCGCGGGAAACTAATGGACATCCTGCGGGCATATGGAGTGCCCGAGAAGCTGGTGACAGCAATAGCAGCGACGTATTCACAGACGTGGGCCAAGGTTAGGACCCCAGACGGAGACACCGAACCTTTCCAAATTCTGGCAGGCGTACTTCAGGGTGACACGTTGGCGCCTTTCCTGTTCATAGTTGCACTTGACTATGCACTGAGATGTGCCATCGAAGGGAAGGAAGAGCGGTTGGGCTTCACCCTCAAGGAAAGAGCAAGTCGTCGAATACCAGCTAAAATAGTGACGGACTTAGACTTCGCAGATGATATCGCGTTGATATCCGACACTGCAGAAAAGGCTTGTACTCTTCTTAATGCAGTCGAGCGTCAATGTCAAAGGATTGGCCTACAGTTGAATACAAAAAAGACTAAGGTCATGGCTTTCAATTCATCAGACAACAATGTTGCTACTCTTGACGGCACTCGACTAGAGGTAGTACCCGACTTCAAGTACCTCGGTGGCTGGATTGCCTCAACAGCACACGACATGAAAGTGAGACGAGCTCTCGCTTGGAACGCCTTACACAGCATGAGGAGAGTGTGGCAGTCAGGAATGGCTGACGACCTTAAACGACGCCTCTTTGTCTCTACTGTTGAGTGTGTGCTACTGTATGGCTCAGAAACCTGGACACTAACAGTACAGGATGAGAGGGCACTGGATGGCATGTACACTAGAATGCTAAGGAGAGCTCTAAATGTGTCTTGGGAGGACCGG GCATAA